One genomic segment of Rivularia sp. PCC 7116 includes these proteins:
- the phoU gene encoding phosphate signaling complex protein PhoU produces the protein MFEITSVKAIPTRPNFAKPQLARDIRRLERDILRMGALVEQSFRFSHQALFARDLSVVEQLPLLDKKIDRFYKQIESECTAIMTLHSPNEQDLRCLSAFMQLVRDLERIGDYAEDLSEIAVKLFPYEPHSCIPEVAVMSRHAQAMLATSLGALADLDEIGANSIKSLDDAVDEAYERVYDILANQRDIQGSVEPIVLLALAIRCLERMADHATNIGKRVAYIVTGQRS, from the coding sequence ATGTTTGAGATTACAAGCGTGAAAGCTATCCCAACTCGTCCTAATTTTGCAAAACCTCAACTAGCACGCGACATCAGGCGGCTAGAAAGAGATATTTTGCGTATGGGTGCTTTAGTGGAACAGTCCTTCCGTTTCTCGCACCAGGCACTATTTGCTCGTGATTTATCAGTAGTCGAGCAGCTGCCTTTATTAGATAAGAAAATAGACCGATTTTATAAACAAATCGAATCAGAATGTACGGCGATTATGACCTTACATTCGCCTAACGAGCAAGATTTGCGTTGTTTAAGTGCTTTTATGCAGCTAGTGCGCGATTTAGAGCGCATTGGCGATTATGCTGAAGATTTAAGTGAAATAGCTGTAAAGCTCTTCCCTTACGAACCACATTCGTGCATACCAGAAGTAGCAGTAATGTCTCGTCACGCTCAAGCAATGTTAGCAACAAGCTTGGGAGCCCTAGCCGATTTGGATGAAATCGGGGCAAATAGCATAAAATCACTTGATGATGCTGTAGACGAAGCATACGAACGAGTTTACGATATTTTGGCAAATCAGCGAGATATCCAAGGCTCTGTTGAACCGATTGTGCTATTAGCATTAGCTATTCGCTGTTTAGAACGTATGGCAGACCACGCAACCAATATCGGTAAAAGAGTTGCATATATTGTGACCGGACAGCGCTCTTAA
- a CDS encoding PhoX family phosphatase gives MSIKRRDFLLLMGGSASAVAFGSLSGCDRKLTMQPSTQSKALSVFQPVKGPIPLQNAAFTPEQQKEAYRNYEVIDDLVLPDGFEYQVIAAWGDKVGDSRFGYNNDYLSFVPTVENEGYLTVNFEYISAIPWMQNYAKVIGKSLPLDEAIGKLNTDSQGKGQVNAYALAEDDPLKAQIREICSEALVDQGLGIISIRKNADGKWERTNSNEDRRISGISGLEDGRYLKATGPAVLVFNKQQGLGYTDKLGDRIIGSFGNCAGGTTPWGTVLSAEENFQAQVPEPVYADGTSFEPEKVPFFLSKGNLSGQGNVFGLAGNKYGWIVEVDPANPNDYGTKHTWLGRYRHEAVGVRVESGKPLAFYSGCDRRGGHVYKFVSRDKVSNPKDKANSQLLSQGMLYAAKFNSNGTGSWIPLNADTAINPELPSNIVGNMLNLPSGPQSSEDKRTLFEVPEPIKGNYFAAKNDEEVAKYKQQFNRLGDLYVGNAEEKQGAILIDAHYAANAAGATCTARPEDTEIAPNGDLYISFTSGYPSKDGGPDSRIFKGPEGEIPYEYGWVMRLTEDRNNPAANTFKWEMLATGGEPNSGGMGFANPDNLLLDKGGNVWMVTDTSTSKLNNAVTNRTDDAGKTVNISGLFGNNTIWYIPTSGENAGKASLFGIGPMECEVTGPCLSPDQQTMFLAIQHPGEANGTRLNQASESREYLLYNTTGEQFTQTRTVPIGSNWPGNTIDVPPKPAVIYVTKTSEV, from the coding sequence ATGAGTATCAAACGTCGTGATTTTTTGTTGTTGATGGGAGGTAGTGCGAGTGCGGTTGCATTTGGTTCGCTTTCGGGGTGCGATAGAAAACTAACAATGCAGCCAAGTACGCAGAGTAAGGCTTTATCGGTATTTCAACCCGTTAAAGGCCCGATTCCATTGCAGAATGCTGCGTTTACTCCAGAACAACAGAAAGAAGCTTACCGCAACTATGAAGTAATAGATGATTTGGTATTACCAGATGGTTTTGAGTATCAAGTTATTGCTGCTTGGGGTGATAAAGTTGGGGATTCTCGATTTGGTTACAACAACGATTATTTGTCTTTTGTTCCAACAGTCGAAAATGAAGGATATCTCACAGTAAATTTTGAATACATTAGCGCTATTCCTTGGATGCAAAATTACGCCAAGGTGATAGGAAAATCGTTACCTTTAGATGAAGCTATTGGCAAGCTAAACACCGATTCCCAAGGAAAAGGTCAGGTAAATGCTTACGCTTTAGCAGAAGATGACCCGTTAAAAGCTCAAATACGAGAAATTTGTTCCGAAGCATTAGTAGATCAGGGTTTAGGTATTATTTCCATTCGCAAAAATGCCGATGGAAAATGGGAACGCACTAATAGTAATGAAGATAGACGTATTAGTGGAATTTCCGGTTTAGAAGACGGGCGATATCTTAAAGCAACAGGTCCTGCCGTGCTTGTATTCAATAAACAGCAAGGGCTTGGCTATACAGACAAACTTGGCGATCGCATAATTGGTTCGTTTGGTAATTGTGCTGGTGGAACTACACCTTGGGGAACGGTATTAAGTGCGGAAGAAAATTTTCAGGCACAGGTACCAGAACCGGTCTATGCTGATGGAACATCTTTCGAGCCAGAAAAAGTTCCTTTCTTTTTAAGTAAAGGAAACCTTTCCGGGCAGGGGAATGTTTTTGGATTGGCTGGGAATAAGTACGGTTGGATAGTTGAAGTAGATCCAGCGAATCCTAATGATTACGGCACAAAGCATACTTGGCTGGGACGTTACCGTCATGAAGCAGTGGGCGTTCGTGTCGAATCTGGTAAACCTCTAGCATTTTATTCAGGGTGCGATAGAAGAGGAGGTCATGTTTATAAATTCGTTAGTCGCGATAAAGTTTCCAACCCTAAAGACAAAGCAAATTCTCAGCTTCTTTCGCAAGGAATGCTTTACGCAGCTAAATTTAACTCTAACGGTACGGGAAGCTGGATACCTTTAAATGCAGATACTGCGATAAATCCAGAACTTCCAAGCAATATCGTTGGAAATATGCTGAATCTACCGTCAGGACCGCAATCTTCAGAAGATAAGCGAACCCTTTTTGAAGTCCCAGAACCAATTAAAGGCAACTATTTTGCAGCAAAAAATGACGAAGAAGTTGCCAAGTATAAGCAGCAATTTAATCGGCTTGGCGATTTATACGTGGGTAATGCAGAAGAAAAACAGGGTGCGATCTTAATTGATGCACATTATGCCGCGAATGCCGCAGGTGCAACTTGTACGGCTCGTCCGGAGGACACCGAAATTGCACCGAATGGAGATTTGTATATTAGCTTTACCTCTGGTTATCCAAGTAAAGACGGTGGCCCGGATAGTAGAATTTTCAAAGGTCCTGAAGGTGAAATTCCTTACGAGTACGGATGGGTAATGCGTTTAACGGAAGACCGCAACAACCCCGCAGCAAATACTTTTAAATGGGAAATGCTTGCTACAGGCGGCGAACCAAACAGTGGCGGAATGGGTTTTGCAAATCCCGACAACCTGCTGTTAGATAAAGGTGGAAATGTATGGATGGTTACGGATACTTCAACTTCCAAGTTAAATAATGCCGTTACAAACCGTACTGACGACGCAGGTAAAACTGTAAATATATCCGGATTATTTGGCAATAATACTATATGGTATATCCCTACTTCCGGTGAAAATGCAGGTAAAGCCTCGTTATTCGGTATTGGACCGATGGAATGTGAAGTCACTGGACCTTGCTTATCCCCTGACCAACAAACGATGTTTCTTGCCATCCAGCATCCCGGAGAAGCTAATGGTACTCGCCTGAACCAAGCTTCGGAAAGTCGAGAGTATTTGCTGTATAACACTACAGGAGAACAATTTACGCAAACCCGTACAGTTCCTATTGGTTCTAACTGGCCGGGTAACACAATCGATGTGCCTCCTAAGCCTGCGGTTATATATGTAACCAAAACTTCCGAAGTCTAG